In a genomic window of Chryseobacterium sp. G0162:
- a CDS encoding porin family protein, translating to MKKIFIGLAFAGSLFINAQEKTKSSSPSPITFGVKGGLNLSTVSENNKYSEYHDDENKIKAGFHAGVFVNIPVAEKFSIQPELLFSQLGAKIEERERYLVADYSYKRDSDYKANFNYLVLPVMVQYNILPQLYVEAGPEFGYLMGGRFKGDDVTTIRKSAGSSTVITKESISEKLDTDLYNRFQFGLGIGAGYYFTQNFGVTARFTAGLTNILKDTEGDYKIRNNAFQVGVAYKFK from the coding sequence ATGAAAAAAATATTCATAGGATTGGCATTTGCAGGAAGCCTTTTTATTAATGCGCAGGAAAAAACCAAATCATCCTCTCCTTCCCCTATTACTTTTGGAGTGAAAGGAGGATTAAATCTCTCTACTGTTTCTGAAAACAATAAATATAGTGAGTATCATGATGATGAAAATAAAATAAAAGCTGGTTTTCATGCTGGAGTCTTTGTTAATATTCCAGTGGCAGAAAAATTCAGTATTCAACCAGAGCTTCTTTTCAGCCAATTAGGGGCAAAAATAGAAGAGAGAGAAAGGTACCTTGTAGCTGATTACAGCTATAAAAGGGATTCGGATTATAAAGCAAACTTTAATTACCTTGTTCTTCCGGTGATGGTTCAATATAATATTCTTCCACAGCTTTATGTTGAGGCAGGTCCTGAGTTTGGATATTTGATGGGCGGAAGATTTAAAGGTGATGATGTAACTACAATCAGAAAGTCGGCAGGGAGCTCAACAGTTATCACTAAAGAGAGCATTTCTGAAAAATTAGACACTGATCTTTATAACAGATTCCAATTTGGATTAGGGATTGGTGCAGGATATTATTTTACTCAAAACTTTGGAGTAACAGCAAGATTTACTGCAGGACTTACCAATATTTTAAAGGATACTGAAGGGGATTACAAAATAAGAAACAATGCTTTTCAAGTAGGTGTAGCTTATAAATTCAAATAG
- a CDS encoding glycerophosphodiester phosphodiesterase family protein has protein sequence MKNAFLSGIFIIATQLYSAQSFDNQAHRGGKSLYPENTIPAMKNALQMNVTTLEMDLAITKDKKVILSHDSFLSPELITKPDGTYIPKDSGFYYKIYEMPYAKIQTFDVGLKKLENYPDQKKVKVQKPLFSEVIDAVESYSRELKRPLPYYNIETKTRPFSDHIFHPEPKEFVNLMMKIIIEKGIQDRVIIQSFDPRTLEIIHKEYPKMMTALLVEEVNDRKLAQQRANFKNIPVEKFKLYPDHLNGVAGDMKFLSFTPTIYSPDHRLVTSKLVQECHALGMKVIPWTVNTKERLNELKSMGIDGVISDDPRIFE, from the coding sequence ATGAAGAACGCATTTTTATCAGGTATATTTATTATTGCCACTCAACTGTATTCAGCACAGTCTTTCGATAACCAGGCACATCGTGGCGGAAAATCTTTATATCCGGAGAATACAATCCCGGCGATGAAAAATGCCTTACAAATGAATGTTACAACCCTTGAAATGGATCTGGCAATTACAAAAGATAAAAAAGTGATCCTTTCCCATGATTCATTTCTATCACCGGAGTTAATTACCAAACCAGATGGAACCTATATTCCGAAAGACTCAGGTTTTTACTATAAGATTTACGAAATGCCCTACGCAAAGATTCAGACATTTGATGTAGGATTGAAGAAACTCGAAAATTATCCTGATCAAAAGAAAGTGAAAGTTCAGAAACCTCTTTTTTCTGAGGTAATAGATGCTGTGGAAAGTTATTCCCGTGAGTTGAAAAGGCCACTACCATATTATAATATTGAAACAAAAACACGTCCTTTCTCGGATCATATTTTTCATCCTGAGCCAAAAGAATTTGTGAATCTGATGATGAAGATTATTATAGAAAAAGGAATTCAGGATAGAGTAATTATTCAGTCATTTGATCCCAGAACCCTTGAGATCATCCATAAAGAATATCCTAAAATGATGACCGCTTTACTTGTAGAAGAAGTGAATGATAGAAAATTAGCACAACAACGGGCGAATTTCAAAAATATTCCGGTTGAAAAATTTAAATTATATCCGGATCATCTGAATGGAGTAGCAGGTGATATGAAGTTTTTAAGCTTTACCCCAACTATTTATAGTCCGGATCATAGACTGGTTACCTCTAAACTCGTACAAGAATGTCATGCATTAGGCATGAAAGTGATCCCGTGGACCGTGAATACTAAAGAAAGATTAAACGAGTTAAAAAGTATGGGAATTGATGGTGTGATCAGTGATGACCCAAGAATATTTGAATAA
- a CDS encoding porin family protein, with protein sequence MKKLFLGLALTAGTLAFAQESTTVNTSPLKKDAQPVRFGIKAGGNSAYFSEQKFGMNSQKLGFHAGAFVNIPISKQFSFQPEVLYNQMGARDVAYSTEVTTGATTVKTKGESKVTMNYISVPLMVQMRPMDKFYVEAGPEFSYFINGKTKGEATVASTTGGITTTTTQSQSDDLNKDDINKFNFGLGLGLGYDITNNIGISARYVNSLTKIDKSRPAAENNNRVFQLGLNYKF encoded by the coding sequence ATGAAGAAGTTATTTTTAGGACTGGCATTAACTGCTGGAACTTTAGCCTTTGCTCAGGAATCAACAACTGTAAATACATCACCTCTTAAAAAAGATGCTCAACCTGTAAGATTTGGTATTAAAGCCGGAGGTAACTCAGCGTATTTCAGTGAGCAAAAATTCGGAATGAACAGCCAGAAATTAGGTTTCCACGCCGGAGCTTTTGTAAACATTCCTATCTCTAAACAATTCAGCTTCCAGCCAGAGGTATTATACAACCAAATGGGAGCAAGAGATGTAGCCTATTCAACAGAAGTAACTACAGGAGCAACTACTGTAAAAACTAAAGGAGAAAGTAAAGTAACAATGAACTATATTTCAGTTCCTTTAATGGTTCAGATGAGACCTATGGATAAATTCTATGTTGAAGCAGGTCCTGAATTCAGTTACTTTATCAACGGTAAAACTAAAGGAGAAGCTACTGTAGCATCTACCACAGGAGGAATAACTACAACTACAACACAATCTCAGTCTGATGATCTTAATAAAGATGATATCAACAAATTCAACTTCGGTTTAGGTCTTGGTTTAGGATATGATATCACCAATAACATTGGGATCAGCGCAAGATATGTTAACAGTTTAACAAAGATCGATAAGAGCAGACCAGCTGCTGAAAACAACAACAGAGTTTTCCAATTAGGTCTGAACTATAAGTTCTAA